A genomic segment from Amycolatopsis camponoti encodes:
- a CDS encoding extracellular solute-binding protein: MEEKTDLSRRTFLGMGAGVGALGVLGLAGCGGGPAPAPQVDVQVPQALLDQAAALRGGSVGMLSQKLYSEAANKALDKSLQAFAQATGTTVRNDLVSGDAGDMVAKMDAEVKAGTNRDLAFVSDRRFVGQLHNLGALTDVTDVVTDMKALYGEPATEANDYCVFDGRWFAIPYHFIASGMYLRKDWYAEKGIPLKPYYTWEELRDNALAVSDPAKRRFGWGLTVNRSGDANGFIQNVINVYGGAIADNTGTKVVFNSPETVAAVTFIGDIYTNPKYKPMLPPGIGSWTDSSNNENWLAGILGLTLNQFSVYADSKTKKNPVYGNTHVFNGATGPALDVPLAYGESNSFVVFKGAKNPDLAKVVAKFMAGGTALLGVAKEAPCLVNPSWSKVWDSDPYYTGGDPAFAALREQTRAQLPVKTKTGYAFPQTPSPGEQAAIAAYLLTDMMQSVIQGTKPADAVAATHGRIVQIFEQQGYRQ; the protein is encoded by the coding sequence ATGGAAGAGAAAACGGACCTGTCGAGACGTACTTTCCTCGGGATGGGCGCGGGGGTGGGCGCGCTGGGCGTGCTCGGTCTCGCCGGCTGCGGGGGCGGCCCCGCACCCGCGCCGCAGGTCGACGTCCAGGTACCCCAGGCGCTGCTGGATCAGGCGGCCGCGTTGCGCGGCGGGTCGGTGGGAATGCTTTCGCAGAAGCTGTACTCGGAAGCGGCCAACAAGGCGCTGGACAAGTCGCTGCAGGCGTTCGCGCAGGCCACCGGCACCACGGTCCGCAACGACCTGGTCTCCGGCGACGCCGGGGACATGGTCGCGAAGATGGACGCCGAAGTGAAGGCGGGCACGAACCGCGACCTGGCTTTCGTCAGCGACCGGCGGTTCGTCGGCCAGCTCCACAACCTCGGCGCGCTCACCGACGTCACCGACGTGGTCACCGACATGAAAGCGCTTTACGGCGAGCCCGCGACCGAGGCCAACGACTACTGCGTGTTCGACGGGCGCTGGTTCGCGATCCCGTACCACTTCATCGCGTCCGGGATGTACCTGCGCAAGGACTGGTACGCGGAGAAGGGCATCCCGCTCAAGCCGTACTACACGTGGGAAGAGCTGCGCGACAACGCGCTGGCGGTCTCCGACCCGGCGAAGCGGCGCTTCGGCTGGGGGCTCACGGTGAACCGCTCCGGCGACGCCAACGGCTTCATCCAGAACGTCATCAACGTCTACGGCGGGGCGATCGCGGACAACACCGGCACGAAGGTGGTGTTCAACTCGCCGGAGACCGTCGCCGCCGTCACGTTCATCGGCGACATCTACACGAACCCGAAGTACAAGCCGATGCTCCCACCCGGTATCGGGAGCTGGACCGACTCGAGCAACAACGAGAACTGGCTGGCCGGGATCCTGGGGCTCACGCTCAACCAGTTCAGCGTCTACGCCGACTCGAAGACCAAGAAGAACCCGGTCTACGGCAACACGCACGTGTTCAACGGAGCCACCGGACCGGCGCTCGACGTGCCGCTCGCGTACGGCGAGTCCAACTCCTTCGTCGTGTTCAAGGGAGCGAAGAACCCCGACCTGGCCAAAGTGGTGGCGAAGTTCATGGCCGGCGGGACCGCGCTGCTCGGGGTCGCGAAGGAAGCACCGTGCCTGGTCAACCCCTCGTGGAGCAAGGTGTGGGACTCGGATCCGTACTACACCGGCGGTGACCCGGCCTTCGCCGCGCTGCGGGAGCAGACCCGTGCCCAGCTCCCGGTGAAGACCAAGACCGGCTACGCGTTCCCCCAGACCCCGAGCCCCGGAGAGCAGGCCGCCATCGCCGCCTACCTGCTGACCGACATGATGCAGTCGGTCATCCAGGGCACCAAGCCGGCCGACGCCGTCGCCGCGACCCACGGCCGGATCGTCCAGATCTTCGAGCAGCAGGGCTATCGGCAATGA
- a CDS encoding ABC transporter permease, translating to MTVVRPKRTLPAPARPASRTSSSLTPTQRRLGRDWRLAAVFIGPTLVLVAGLILVPIVSSIFTSATERHGAETVFVGLDNYTALIGDGLFHRGVLNSFVFTAYAEIFKVAFGLIAALMLHHMRRGKAIVAGLILLPWVIPTVVTAFTWRSLLDPIFGSVNVLLTESGIGPGLAAIGLVDKWPAEWLSDPALAMPAVILVNVWKGIPFFTVTFLAGLKAIDSGLHEAAMVDGASPWQRFVHITLPGLRPVMIVTVLLSSIWTFNNFDLIWLMTQGGPGDATAPYVMVAYSKAIQQLQLGAGAAVTLVMLPVIAILVVILVRLMRRDDRPGAADLGRGRSLSPGQRRALPWAIVVVSVLVLAWASPHIIWKAALVLAVFVVLAAAVGRVVSALAIRGNRLAARLVGGTGSGIALLGLLGFVLAPLYWMTITAFKSDDQIVARTDDLWPTPWSTEQFTNLFTGAFGTWYMNTILVSVASTAIALVCAALAGYALARLKFRGSESFTVTILLTYVMPGALLFIPLYQLVSGIGLNDSLWSLVLAYPTFTLPFATWLLVGYFKSIPADLEEAALVDGCTRFGAFLRIVLPLAKPGLLAVALFTLTNAWNEFLFAFVFITKDDYKTLPVGMQSMIFGDVVPQGQLAAASLLVSIPVVLMYGFGQRFLTEGLTAGAVKG from the coding sequence ATGACCGTCGTGCGTCCGAAGAGGACACTGCCGGCGCCGGCCCGTCCGGCGTCGCGCACGTCGTCCTCGCTCACGCCGACGCAGCGGCGGCTCGGCCGCGACTGGCGCCTCGCCGCGGTGTTCATCGGGCCGACGCTGGTGCTGGTCGCCGGCCTGATCCTGGTCCCGATCGTCAGCTCGATCTTCACCAGCGCCACGGAGCGCCACGGCGCCGAGACGGTCTTCGTCGGGCTGGACAACTACACCGCCCTCATCGGCGACGGCCTGTTCCACCGGGGCGTGCTCAACTCGTTCGTCTTCACCGCGTACGCCGAGATCTTCAAGGTGGCCTTCGGTCTCATCGCGGCGTTGATGCTGCACCACATGCGGCGCGGCAAGGCGATCGTCGCCGGGCTGATCCTGCTGCCGTGGGTGATCCCGACGGTCGTCACGGCATTCACCTGGCGGTCGCTGCTCGACCCGATCTTCGGCAGCGTCAACGTCCTGCTCACCGAGTCCGGGATCGGACCCGGCCTCGCCGCGATCGGGCTCGTCGACAAGTGGCCCGCGGAGTGGCTGTCCGATCCCGCGCTCGCGATGCCCGCGGTCATCCTGGTCAACGTCTGGAAGGGCATCCCGTTCTTCACGGTGACGTTCCTCGCCGGGCTCAAGGCCATCGACAGCGGTCTGCACGAGGCGGCGATGGTGGACGGCGCCTCGCCGTGGCAGCGCTTCGTGCACATCACGCTGCCGGGGCTGCGCCCGGTCATGATCGTGACGGTGCTGCTGTCGTCGATCTGGACGTTCAACAACTTCGACCTGATCTGGCTGATGACCCAGGGCGGGCCGGGAGACGCCACCGCCCCGTACGTGATGGTGGCCTACTCGAAGGCCATCCAGCAGCTGCAACTGGGCGCGGGCGCCGCGGTCACGCTGGTGATGCTGCCGGTCATCGCGATCCTCGTGGTGATCCTCGTGCGGCTGATGCGCCGGGACGACCGGCCGGGCGCGGCGGATCTCGGACGGGGCAGGTCGCTGTCGCCCGGCCAGCGCCGGGCACTGCCGTGGGCGATCGTCGTCGTCTCGGTGCTCGTGCTGGCCTGGGCGTCGCCGCACATCATCTGGAAGGCCGCGCTGGTGCTGGCCGTGTTCGTGGTGCTCGCGGCCGCGGTCGGACGGGTTGTCTCCGCGCTCGCCATCCGGGGCAACCGGCTGGCCGCGCGCCTGGTCGGCGGCACCGGCAGCGGGATCGCGCTGCTGGGCCTGCTGGGCTTCGTGCTCGCCCCGCTCTACTGGATGACGATCACGGCCTTCAAGTCCGACGACCAGATCGTCGCGCGCACCGACGACCTCTGGCCGACCCCGTGGAGCACCGAGCAGTTCACCAACCTGTTCACGGGGGCGTTCGGCACCTGGTACATGAACACGATCCTGGTGTCGGTGGCGTCCACCGCGATCGCGCTGGTCTGCGCGGCCCTGGCCGGGTATGCGCTGGCCCGGCTGAAGTTCCGGGGTTCGGAGAGCTTCACGGTGACGATCCTGCTCACCTACGTGATGCCGGGCGCGCTGCTGTTCATCCCGCTCTACCAGCTGGTGAGCGGGATCGGGCTCAACGACTCGTTGTGGTCGCTCGTGCTCGCGTACCCGACGTTCACCCTGCCGTTCGCGACGTGGCTGCTCGTCGGCTACTTCAAGTCGATCCCGGCCGACCTCGAGGAGGCGGCGCTGGTCGACGGCTGCACGCGGTTCGGGGCGTTCCTGCGGATCGTGTTGCCACTGGCCAAACCGGGCTTGCTCGCGGTCGCGCTCTTCACGCTCACCAACGCGTGGAACGAGTTCCTGTTCGCGTTCGTGTTCATCACCAAGGACGACTACAAGACACTGCCCGTCGGCATGCAGTCGATGATCTTCGGTGACGTCGTGCCGCAGGGGCAGCTGGCCGCGGCCTCGCTGCTGGTCAGCATCCCGGTCGTGCTCATGTACGGGTTCGGGCAACGGTTCCTGACCGAGGGCCTCACCGCGGGAGCGGTGAAGGGATGA
- a CDS encoding ribonuclease activity regulator RraA, whose product MVETHDIVRPPAELSAALAAIGSATASGELSRMGIRSAFIRGPVSVTPGVRVAGPALTLQFLPKREDLYPVDEYEEPEKQLHRHVMYHAQPGDMIVVDARGDLESGVFGEMMLTYFKGRGGAGVVIDGCLRDTGEAKQLGLGLWIRGATPNFHAQTGIVPAAVNVPVACGGTLVEPGDIVVADDDGAVVVPVKLAPALVAHAQEHAEWEEFSRIRLSEGGDLRRYYPLSDEARPEYERWRAEQGRA is encoded by the coding sequence GTGGTCGAGACGCACGACATCGTTCGCCCGCCTGCCGAGCTCAGCGCGGCCCTCGCGGCCATCGGCAGCGCGACCGCCAGCGGCGAGCTCAGCCGCATGGGCATCCGCAGCGCGTTCATCCGCGGCCCGGTCTCGGTGACCCCCGGCGTGCGCGTCGCCGGACCGGCACTGACGCTGCAGTTCCTGCCGAAACGGGAAGACCTCTACCCCGTCGACGAGTACGAGGAACCGGAGAAGCAGCTGCACCGGCACGTCATGTACCACGCCCAGCCCGGCGACATGATCGTCGTCGACGCGCGCGGCGACCTGGAAAGCGGTGTGTTCGGCGAGATGATGCTGACCTACTTCAAGGGCCGCGGCGGCGCCGGCGTGGTGATCGACGGGTGCCTGCGCGACACCGGCGAGGCCAAGCAGCTCGGCCTCGGGTTGTGGATCCGGGGCGCCACACCGAACTTCCACGCCCAGACCGGCATCGTCCCGGCCGCCGTCAACGTCCCGGTGGCGTGCGGTGGCACGCTCGTCGAGCCGGGCGACATCGTCGTCGCCGACGACGACGGGGCGGTCGTCGTACCGGTCAAGCTCGCCCCCGCGCTGGTGGCCCACGCCCAGGAACACGCGGAATGGGAGGAGTTCTCCCGCATCCGCCTCTCCGAGGGCGGCGACCTGCGCCGGTACTACCCGCTGTCGGACGAGGCCCGCCCCGAGTACGAGCGCTGGCGCGCCGAGCAGGGTCGCGCCTAG
- a CDS encoding Gfo/Idh/MocA family protein — MAASAIPPIRLGLIGTGLAVEKLHWPALRTLADRFTVTAFTDSADEQSTRFAAYSGTDPALAVADRTALLARDDVDAVLISVPIPHLYEVARDALTAGKQVLCEKPAGGDAEQAADFLALAAGHPDRTFMVGENYFYRDDLRYARALLDDGAIGRPHLMAWRHAGRSVPREGSFTGTPWRQRPQYRGGVHLDFGVHHIAQIRLLCGDIARVHGAVQAANSTIDAPSDLTLTLVFTGGAIGNYTASFPEIPVPPEPNDMRLYGTEGVLVLAGSESERRVTRSSPDATTHTTVFRGSDNGYRAELLDFADAVQFGVRPVGSVAQSVANAMVVQRAFDSAEQAAALTLDPVPGAGPVPLWHPRGSTGLFDGLPGQRISSSASFAA; from the coding sequence ATGGCAGCATCCGCGATCCCGCCTATCCGGCTGGGGCTGATCGGCACCGGGCTCGCGGTGGAAAAGCTGCACTGGCCGGCGTTGCGCACGCTCGCCGACCGGTTCACGGTCACCGCGTTCACCGACTCCGCCGACGAGCAGAGCACAAGGTTCGCCGCCTACAGCGGGACCGATCCGGCACTGGCCGTCGCCGACCGGACCGCGCTGCTGGCCCGCGACGACGTGGACGCCGTGCTGATCTCGGTGCCGATCCCGCACCTGTACGAAGTGGCGCGAGACGCGCTCACGGCCGGCAAGCAGGTGCTCTGCGAGAAGCCGGCCGGGGGCGACGCGGAACAGGCCGCCGACTTCCTCGCCCTGGCGGCCGGGCACCCGGACCGCACGTTCATGGTGGGCGAGAACTACTTCTACCGCGACGACCTGCGCTACGCCCGCGCGTTGCTCGACGACGGCGCGATCGGCCGCCCGCACCTGATGGCGTGGCGGCACGCCGGGCGGTCGGTGCCCCGCGAGGGCAGTTTCACCGGAACGCCGTGGCGGCAGCGGCCGCAGTACCGCGGTGGCGTGCACCTCGACTTCGGCGTGCACCACATCGCCCAGATCCGGTTGCTCTGCGGCGACATCGCGCGGGTGCACGGTGCCGTGCAGGCGGCCAACAGCACGATCGACGCACCGTCGGACCTCACGCTCACCCTCGTCTTCACCGGAGGCGCCATCGGCAACTACACCGCGTCCTTCCCCGAAATCCCGGTGCCGCCCGAACCCAACGACATGCGGCTGTACGGCACCGAGGGCGTGCTCGTGCTCGCCGGATCCGAGTCGGAGCGCCGCGTGACGCGCAGCAGCCCCGACGCCACCACCCACACGACGGTCTTCCGCGGCAGCGACAACGGCTACCGCGCGGAGCTCCTCGACTTCGCCGACGCCGTGCAGTTCGGCGTGCGGCCGGTCGGCAGCGTCGCGCAGAGCGTGGCCAACGCGATGGTCGTCCAGCGGGCGTTCGACTCCGCCGAACAGGCGGCCGCACTGACGCTCGACCCCGTGCCCGGCGCGGGCCCGGTACCGCTGTGGCACCCCCGCGGCTCGACCGGGCTGTTCGACGGGCTGCCAGGACAACGCATCAGCAGTTCGGCGTCCTTCGCCGCTTGA
- a CDS encoding FadR/GntR family transcriptional regulator, with protein sequence MPRRQESPDAVKVRTLPVQVAAHLTRRIVKGEIEDGRAPSELEISTEFGVSRVVARETLKILASLDIVDVAQGRRVVVRPRAEWDYLNPLLIEWLPTEIVDELLQELHQMRALLEPELAAMAAASITDETLARLGDEIVRMAALEADPEAYLEVDHEFHMEICRAADNRILDRIMYSARWLGTASRRLTNEAPAGLHRATAQHTEIYEALVARDPSAARAAMREHLSNNYSTLLAEKEQRSKRAAKRR encoded by the coding sequence ATGCCAAGGAGACAAGAGTCTCCGGACGCTGTCAAGGTCCGGACTCTTCCGGTGCAGGTGGCGGCCCACCTGACCCGGCGCATCGTCAAGGGCGAAATCGAGGACGGCCGGGCGCCGTCGGAACTCGAGATCTCGACTGAGTTCGGAGTTTCCCGCGTCGTGGCGCGGGAGACGCTCAAGATCCTCGCCTCGCTCGACATCGTCGACGTCGCCCAGGGCCGCCGGGTCGTCGTGCGCCCCCGCGCGGAGTGGGACTACTTGAACCCGTTGCTGATCGAGTGGCTGCCCACGGAGATCGTCGACGAGCTGTTGCAGGAACTGCACCAGATGCGCGCACTGCTCGAACCCGAACTGGCCGCCATGGCCGCCGCCAGCATCACCGACGAGACGCTGGCCCGGCTCGGGGACGAGATCGTCCGCATGGCGGCGCTCGAGGCGGATCCCGAGGCCTACCTCGAAGTCGACCACGAATTCCACATGGAGATCTGCCGGGCGGCCGACAACCGCATCCTCGACCGGATCATGTACTCCGCACGCTGGCTGGGCACGGCCAGCCGGCGCCTCACCAACGAGGCGCCGGCCGGGCTGCACCGCGCCACCGCCCAGCACACGGAGATCTACGAGGCGCTCGTGGCGCGCGACCCCTCGGCCGCCCGCGCGGCGATGCGCGAGCACCTGAGCAACAACTACTCCACGCTCCTCGCGGAGAAGGAGCAGCGAAGCAAGCGGGCCGCCAAGCGGCGTTAG
- a CDS encoding DM13 domain-containing protein — protein sequence MNRTRRLLTRPWVAGVLVAGLVAVAAGLYWFQPWQLWVDETVQEALPVAATAPAPSAPTSQPAASPPAPPAAPAELATGTLISHEHRTTGTVRVLRAADGSLVLRLENLVTSSGPDVHVWLTDAPVKTGQDGWGVFDDGKHLDAGKLKGNKGNQNYALPAGTDLTGYTSVSIWCDRFDVSFGAAELAGPRS from the coding sequence ATGAACCGAACACGCCGCCTGCTCACCCGGCCGTGGGTGGCCGGTGTCCTGGTGGCCGGGCTGGTGGCGGTCGCCGCGGGCCTGTACTGGTTCCAGCCGTGGCAGCTCTGGGTGGACGAGACGGTGCAGGAGGCCCTGCCGGTCGCCGCGACGGCACCCGCACCGTCCGCTCCGACGTCGCAGCCTGCGGCGTCGCCACCCGCACCACCGGCGGCGCCGGCCGAGCTCGCGACCGGGACGCTGATCAGCCACGAGCATCGGACCACCGGCACCGTCCGGGTCCTGCGCGCGGCCGACGGTTCACTCGTGCTGCGCTTGGAGAACCTCGTGACCAGCAGCGGCCCGGACGTGCACGTCTGGCTCACCGACGCGCCGGTCAAGACCGGCCAGGACGGCTGGGGCGTGTTCGACGACGGCAAGCACCTCGACGCGGGCAAGCTCAAGGGCAACAAGGGAAACCAGAACTACGCGCTGCCCGCGGGCACCGACCTGACCGGTTACACCAGCGTGAGCATCTGGTGCGACCGCTTCGACGTGTCCTTCGGCGCGGCGGAACTGGCCGGCCCGCGCAGCTGA
- a CDS encoding mandelate racemase/muconate lactonizing enzyme family protein, giving the protein MRIVNVTTAVVAYHGQATLVRIDTDEGLSGFGEANPDAGAGAVVGMIESLTPLLIGEDPRNVERCWEKLRRSKVFAGAQSGVFVIALSGIELALWDLAGKAAGQPVYRMLGGKFRDRIRLYADCGDGDDPAGSIAGCVDRAQRMVAEGFTAIKFDIDDLRHPAKFDAFNHTINAAELRSMVERVAAVREAIGPDVDLAIDLHARYDVPSACRISWELEPFRLMWLEEPLPAENVDALVRVREQTRTPICAGENLYLRWGFRELLERGAVDVIEPDVPKCGGLAEAKKIANLAELHYIPFAPHLVSTPLGTMATSHQCGAIPNFLVQEWHALEEREVWDSYVHAPDGSGSIVKDGYITLPDTPGIGVELDMDGVRAHAVAGYGVFE; this is encoded by the coding sequence ATGCGGATCGTGAACGTCACGACGGCGGTGGTGGCCTACCACGGTCAGGCCACGCTGGTCCGGATCGACACCGACGAAGGCCTCAGCGGGTTCGGCGAGGCCAATCCCGATGCCGGCGCGGGTGCCGTCGTCGGGATGATCGAGTCGCTGACGCCCCTGCTGATCGGCGAGGACCCGCGCAACGTCGAGCGCTGCTGGGAAAAACTGCGCCGCAGCAAGGTTTTCGCGGGCGCGCAGAGCGGGGTGTTCGTGATCGCCCTGTCCGGGATCGAGCTGGCGCTGTGGGACCTCGCCGGCAAGGCCGCGGGCCAGCCGGTGTACCGGATGCTCGGCGGCAAGTTCCGCGACCGGATCCGCCTCTACGCCGACTGCGGCGACGGCGACGACCCCGCGGGCTCGATCGCCGGGTGCGTCGACCGGGCCCAGCGGATGGTCGCCGAAGGCTTCACCGCGATCAAGTTCGACATCGACGACCTGCGCCACCCGGCCAAGTTCGACGCCTTCAACCACACGATCAACGCCGCCGAGCTGCGTTCGATGGTCGAGCGCGTGGCCGCGGTCCGGGAGGCGATCGGCCCGGACGTCGACCTGGCCATCGACCTCCACGCCCGCTACGACGTGCCGAGCGCGTGCCGGATCTCGTGGGAGCTCGAGCCGTTCCGCCTGATGTGGCTCGAGGAGCCGCTGCCGGCGGAGAACGTGGACGCGCTCGTGCGGGTGCGCGAGCAGACCCGCACGCCGATCTGCGCGGGAGAAAACCTTTACCTGCGCTGGGGTTTCCGCGAGCTGCTCGAACGCGGCGCCGTGGACGTCATCGAGCCGGACGTGCCGAAGTGCGGCGGCCTCGCCGAGGCCAAGAAGATCGCCAACCTCGCGGAGCTGCACTACATCCCGTTCGCCCCGCACCTGGTGTCGACGCCGCTGGGCACGATGGCCACGTCGCACCAGTGCGGCGCGATCCCCAACTTCCTCGTCCAGGAATGGCACGCCCTCGAGGAGCGCGAGGTGTGGGACAGCTACGTCCACGCCCCCGACGGCAGCGGCTCGATCGTCAAGGACGGCTACATCACGCTGCCCGATACCCCCGGCATCGGCGTGGAGCTCGACATGGACGGCGTCCGCGCCCACGCCGTCGCGGGCTACGGGGTGTTCGAGTAG
- a CDS encoding ATP-binding cassette domain-containing protein: protein MTGEPGAEVIRIEGVSKKFGPVTALADITLRVRRGEILGLIGDNGAGKSTLIKILTGYHQPDGGRIVFEGEPTTLKSVVHARSLGIETVFQDLAMVDDLPVYLNLHLNRELTHRPLPFLRRREMKRRAREALDSIGIDIPSVTAEVGMLSGGQRQAIAVARSVYSEAKLLLLDEPLAAMGAKESAVILRLLRELKQRGDIAIILIAHNYGQVIDVCDRVNLLQHGEITFDRRSKDTTVAELLELVNAEYRLDRGR, encoded by the coding sequence ATGACCGGAGAACCCGGCGCCGAGGTCATCCGGATCGAGGGCGTCAGCAAGAAGTTCGGTCCGGTCACCGCGCTCGCCGACATCACCCTGCGCGTGCGGCGCGGCGAGATCCTCGGGCTCATCGGGGACAACGGCGCCGGCAAGTCGACGCTGATCAAGATCCTCACCGGCTACCACCAGCCGGACGGCGGCCGCATCGTGTTCGAGGGCGAGCCGACGACGCTGAAGTCCGTGGTGCACGCGAGGTCCCTGGGGATCGAGACGGTGTTCCAGGACCTGGCGATGGTCGACGACCTGCCCGTGTACCTGAATCTGCACCTCAACCGCGAGCTGACCCACCGCCCGCTGCCGTTCCTGCGGCGCCGCGAGATGAAGCGCCGCGCGCGCGAGGCGCTGGACTCGATCGGCATCGACATCCCGTCGGTGACGGCCGAGGTGGGCATGCTGTCCGGTGGCCAGCGGCAGGCGATCGCGGTGGCCCGGTCGGTGTATTCGGAGGCGAAGCTGCTGCTGCTCGACGAGCCGCTCGCCGCGATGGGCGCCAAGGAGAGCGCGGTGATCCTGCGCCTGCTGCGGGAGCTGAAGCAGCGCGGCGACATCGCGATCATCCTCATCGCCCACAACTACGGGCAGGTGATCGACGTCTGCGACCGGGTGAACCTCCTGCAGCACGGCGAAATCACCTTCGACCGGCGCTCCAAGGACACCACCGTGGCCGAGCTCCTCGAGCTGGTGAACGCGGAGTACCGGCTCGACCGCGGGCGCTGA
- a CDS encoding mandelate racemase/muconate lactonizing enzyme family protein, whose protein sequence is MSEITEEHVATASRPSDLRITDLRVANLAGVPFRSSIIRIDTNQGLVGYGEVRDGAAATYALMLKSRLVGENPCNIDKIFRKIKQFGFHGRQGGGVSGVEMALTDLAGKAYGVPAYALIGGRFRDEIRCYADTPSLTDPHAMGARLLERKLRGFTMLKMDVGIDLLWDVPGALIAPPGAREDVTTMHPFTGIQVTALGVEHLVSYVDIVRSVVGYDVALAADHFGHIALDSGIRIGRALEPFTLAWIEDLIPWQLTGQWRQLTEAVAVPTCTGEDIYLLDGFRPLLDTGAIRVVHPDPATAGGIAETKRLGDYAQERGIPMALHLAASPIATMACVHLAAATENFLALEHHAAEVEFWSDLVTGLPRPLIQDGHITVPETPGLGFGDLDEELLSRHLDPRDPVFFAETKHWDAESSHDRLWS, encoded by the coding sequence ATGAGCGAGATCACGGAGGAGCACGTCGCGACCGCGTCCCGCCCGAGCGACCTGCGCATCACCGACCTGCGCGTGGCCAACCTGGCCGGGGTGCCGTTCCGCTCGTCGATCATCCGGATCGACACCAACCAGGGGCTCGTCGGCTACGGGGAGGTGCGCGACGGGGCCGCCGCCACCTACGCGCTCATGCTCAAGAGCAGGCTCGTCGGGGAGAACCCCTGCAACATCGACAAGATCTTCCGCAAGATCAAGCAGTTCGGGTTCCACGGCCGCCAGGGCGGCGGGGTCTCCGGCGTCGAGATGGCGCTGACGGACCTCGCCGGCAAGGCGTACGGAGTGCCCGCGTACGCGCTGATCGGGGGCCGCTTCCGGGACGAGATCCGCTGCTACGCGGACACGCCGTCGCTGACGGACCCGCACGCGATGGGCGCCCGGCTGCTGGAGCGCAAGCTGCGCGGGTTCACGATGCTGAAGATGGACGTGGGCATCGACCTGCTGTGGGACGTGCCGGGAGCGCTGATCGCGCCGCCGGGTGCCCGCGAGGACGTCACGACGATGCACCCGTTCACCGGCATCCAGGTCACGGCTCTCGGTGTCGAGCACTTGGTGTCCTATGTGGACATAGTCAGGTCCGTGGTCGGCTACGACGTCGCGCTCGCCGCCGACCACTTCGGCCACATCGCGCTCGACTCGGGCATCCGGATCGGCCGCGCGCTGGAACCGTTCACGTTGGCGTGGATCGAGGACCTGATCCCGTGGCAGCTGACCGGCCAGTGGCGTCAGCTCACCGAGGCCGTCGCCGTCCCGACGTGCACGGGGGAGGACATCTACCTGCTCGACGGCTTCCGGCCGCTGCTGGACACCGGCGCCATCCGCGTCGTGCACCCCGACCCGGCGACGGCGGGCGGGATCGCGGAGACCAAGCGGCTCGGCGACTACGCGCAGGAGCGCGGGATTCCGATGGCGCTGCACCTGGCGGCGTCGCCGATCGCGACGATGGCGTGCGTGCACCTGGCCGCCGCCACGGAGAACTTCCTCGCCCTCGAACACCACGCGGCCGAGGTGGAGTTCTGGAGCGACCTCGTCACCGGCCTGCCCCGCCCCTTGATCCAGGACGGCCACATCACGGTGCCGGAGACGCCGGGACTCGGATTCGGGGATCTCGACGAAGAGCTGCTGAGCCGTCACCTCGACCCGCGTGACCCGGTGTTCTTCGCCGAGACGAAGCACTGGGACGCCGAGTCGAGCCACGATCGGCTGTGGAGCTAG